From Bombus vancouverensis nearcticus chromosome 15, iyBomVanc1_principal, whole genome shotgun sequence, the proteins below share one genomic window:
- the LOC117157174 gene encoding uncharacterized protein LOC117157174 isoform X1, translating into MVKGNTSMALESNGSNVVWLNTTRPDQIQQSQPIEQPVKCSMFTQTEQTNSFTQTEQSNSSYGDQRQQQAAMFDPQQIQQQQAAQGQQSQQQQSQQMYVTTDKKEDKSQQQSATADFPFYYNVNMLQKVQTNAVSTIGAITTDDKGCYRFDVQPVGYNTLLNQMSIAAATNATFKCDICGLVFGHMSLLNHHKRIHNTTPSNLQQQPQQVVVQTPTTVTVATTPERPYTCDVCGACFALPGELKSHKTNMHQKPKVQICEDCGSEDPCEHHPTKIKKTIKPGHHPVKRRGVTSVTKCHKCNGTGIIFIGGKQNSQNQAEKPFHCNVCDGTFSRYSSLWSHKRLHSGDKPFKCEVCGLAFAKAAYLKNHGRVHTGEKPFKCSVCGMQFSQSPHLKNHERIHSGERPYQCEVCEKTFARHSTLWNHRRIHTGEKPYRCNICGSAFNQATHLKNHAKVHTGEKPHRCDICEIGFSDRFALKRHRAIHEKYGQTARSQNANNPSNAQQANASNQQQQQQQQQQQPQQAQQGQQVVVVNATTPVTVSQGQGQAVMLEEVYKCQVTFPEPK; encoded by the exons AT GGTCAAAGGCAACACATCAATGGCCCTAGAATCAAATGGCAGCAACGTGGTGTGGTTGAACACAACCCGTCCTGATCAAATACAACAG AGCCAACCAATCGAACAGCCAGTGAAGTGTTCCATGTTTACTCAAACTGAGCAAACCAATAGTTTTACTCAAACGGAGCAGAGTAATTCGAGCTACGGCGATCAGAGACAG CAACAAGCAGCTATGTTTGACCCACAACAAATACAGCAGCAGCAAGCTGCTCAAGGTCAACAATCGCAACAGCAACAATCTCAGCAGATGTATGTTACAACAGATAAGAAAGAGGATAAATCCCAGCAGCAATCTGCAACTGCAGACTTCCCTTTCTATTACAATGTCAACATGCTCCAAAAGGTTCAAACAAATGCAGTGAGCACAATCGGTGCAATTACAACCGATGACAAGGGTTGTTATCGTTTTGATGTTCAACCTGTCGGTTATAACACATTATTGAATCAGATGAGTATTGCGGCTGCTACCAATGCAACCTTCAAATGTGATATTTGTGGTTTGGTCTTTGGGCATATGAGTTTGCTGAATCATCATAAACGGATTCATAATACAACACCTAGTAATCTTCAGCAACAACCACAGCAAGTTGTTGTACAAACACCTACAACAGTTACTGTTGCAACTACACCAGAAAGACCATATACCTGTGATGTGTGTGGAGCTTGTTTTGCATTACCAGGAGAATTAAAGAGCCATAAGACAAATATGCACCAAAAACCAAAGGTGCAGATTTGTGAAGATTGTGGCAGTGAAGACCCTTGTGAACATCATCCTACTAAAATTAAAAAGA CTATCAAACCTGGTCATCATCCTGTGAAACGAAGGGGCGTCACCAGTGTTACTAAGTGTCATAAATGTAATGGCacaggaataatttttattg GCGGTAAACAGAACAGTCAAAATCAGGCAGAGAAGCCGTTTCATTGCAACGTATGTGATGGAACATTCTCCAGATATTCGTCACTTTGGTCCCATAAGAGACTTCATTCTGGAGACAAACCTTTCAAGTGCGAAGTTTGTGGCTTAGCTTTCGCAAAAG cTGCTTATCTAAAAAATCATGGACGAGTGCATACTGGTGAAAAACCGTTTAAATGTAGTGTTTGTGGTATGCAGTTTTCGCAAAGTCCTCATTTAAAGAATCATGAGAGAATTCATTCTGGTGAACGTCCTTATCAGTGTGAAGTGTGTGAAAAAACATTCGCCAGACATTCGACCCTTTGGAATCACAGAAGAATTCATACTGGTGAAAAACCTTATAGATGTAATATATGCGGTTCGGCCTTTAATCAAGCTACACATCTGAAAAATCACGCGAAGGTTCACACTGGTGAAAAGCCTCATAG ATGTGATATATGTGAGATCGgattttccgatcgcttcgCATTAAAGCGTCATCGTGCAATTCATGAAAAGTACGGTCAAACTGCCCGAAGTCAGAATGCGAATAATCCAAGTAACGCACAGCAAGCGAACGCGAGTAatcagcagcaacagcagcagcagcagcagcagcagcctcAACAAGCACAGCAAGGTCAACAGGTTGTCGTAGTGAATGCCACGACTCCTGTTACCGTAAGTCAAGGTCAAGGGCAAGCGGTAATGCTCGAAGAAGTCTACAAGTGTCAGGTGACCTTCCCAGAGCCTAAATGA
- the LOC117157174 gene encoding uncharacterized protein LOC117157174 isoform X2 yields MFTQTEQTNSFTQTEQSNSSYGDQRQQQAAMFDPQQIQQQQAAQGQQSQQQQSQQMYVTTDKKEDKSQQQSATADFPFYYNVNMLQKVQTNAVSTIGAITTDDKGCYRFDVQPVGYNTLLNQMSIAAATNATFKCDICGLVFGHMSLLNHHKRIHNTTPSNLQQQPQQVVVQTPTTVTVATTPERPYTCDVCGACFALPGELKSHKTNMHQKPKVQICEDCGSEDPCEHHPTKIKKTIKPGHHPVKRRGVTSVTKCHKCNGTGIIFIGGKQNSQNQAEKPFHCNVCDGTFSRYSSLWSHKRLHSGDKPFKCEVCGLAFAKAAYLKNHGRVHTGEKPFKCSVCGMQFSQSPHLKNHERIHSGERPYQCEVCEKTFARHSTLWNHRRIHTGEKPYRCNICGSAFNQATHLKNHAKVHTGEKPHRCDICEIGFSDRFALKRHRAIHEKYGQTARSQNANNPSNAQQANASNQQQQQQQQQQQPQQAQQGQQVVVVNATTPVTVSQGQGQAVMLEEVYKCQVTFPEPK; encoded by the exons ATGTTTACTCAAACTGAGCAAACCAATAGTTTTACTCAAACGGAGCAGAGTAATTCGAGCTACGGCGATCAGAGACAG CAACAAGCAGCTATGTTTGACCCACAACAAATACAGCAGCAGCAAGCTGCTCAAGGTCAACAATCGCAACAGCAACAATCTCAGCAGATGTATGTTACAACAGATAAGAAAGAGGATAAATCCCAGCAGCAATCTGCAACTGCAGACTTCCCTTTCTATTACAATGTCAACATGCTCCAAAAGGTTCAAACAAATGCAGTGAGCACAATCGGTGCAATTACAACCGATGACAAGGGTTGTTATCGTTTTGATGTTCAACCTGTCGGTTATAACACATTATTGAATCAGATGAGTATTGCGGCTGCTACCAATGCAACCTTCAAATGTGATATTTGTGGTTTGGTCTTTGGGCATATGAGTTTGCTGAATCATCATAAACGGATTCATAATACAACACCTAGTAATCTTCAGCAACAACCACAGCAAGTTGTTGTACAAACACCTACAACAGTTACTGTTGCAACTACACCAGAAAGACCATATACCTGTGATGTGTGTGGAGCTTGTTTTGCATTACCAGGAGAATTAAAGAGCCATAAGACAAATATGCACCAAAAACCAAAGGTGCAGATTTGTGAAGATTGTGGCAGTGAAGACCCTTGTGAACATCATCCTACTAAAATTAAAAAGA CTATCAAACCTGGTCATCATCCTGTGAAACGAAGGGGCGTCACCAGTGTTACTAAGTGTCATAAATGTAATGGCacaggaataatttttattg GCGGTAAACAGAACAGTCAAAATCAGGCAGAGAAGCCGTTTCATTGCAACGTATGTGATGGAACATTCTCCAGATATTCGTCACTTTGGTCCCATAAGAGACTTCATTCTGGAGACAAACCTTTCAAGTGCGAAGTTTGTGGCTTAGCTTTCGCAAAAG cTGCTTATCTAAAAAATCATGGACGAGTGCATACTGGTGAAAAACCGTTTAAATGTAGTGTTTGTGGTATGCAGTTTTCGCAAAGTCCTCATTTAAAGAATCATGAGAGAATTCATTCTGGTGAACGTCCTTATCAGTGTGAAGTGTGTGAAAAAACATTCGCCAGACATTCGACCCTTTGGAATCACAGAAGAATTCATACTGGTGAAAAACCTTATAGATGTAATATATGCGGTTCGGCCTTTAATCAAGCTACACATCTGAAAAATCACGCGAAGGTTCACACTGGTGAAAAGCCTCATAG ATGTGATATATGTGAGATCGgattttccgatcgcttcgCATTAAAGCGTCATCGTGCAATTCATGAAAAGTACGGTCAAACTGCCCGAAGTCAGAATGCGAATAATCCAAGTAACGCACAGCAAGCGAACGCGAGTAatcagcagcaacagcagcagcagcagcagcagcagcctcAACAAGCACAGCAAGGTCAACAGGTTGTCGTAGTGAATGCCACGACTCCTGTTACCGTAAGTCAAGGTCAAGGGCAAGCGGTAATGCTCGAAGAAGTCTACAAGTGTCAGGTGACCTTCCCAGAGCCTAAATGA
- the LOC117157173 gene encoding pickpocket protein 28, whose translation MDSNRAIQDINAMPVKLYYRNYSKPEDENKAEPIETVYRTTDRATLKYLKNHDPNIPYSINTVHLQDPYKHPLRLEGYATADIFKVRPASFKIMYRSKDTTLRSRHSKNAHAKRESPLMHYDNDDDKSISKSENQRCIRITNIMKQYCTNSTLHGLRYIGDSNLSIVERIFWVISFTLAVLTAAYYIWFLYRKWVSTPIIIALSPESVSLDQFPFPSVTICNMNNVKKSEAVRINAGNDIRKKLLLEDMCRLESMSPRSFNESTITWDNVLRFMINVSQSCTDMLHLCKWHGNVTDCEKIFNPTMTDEGMCCNFNSVDRKYLFYNPRDWSDINMTFPFNNIDWNPETGYDENVPPDSIPWRPYGAGQYYGLTLVLDVDVDEYYCSSTASVGFKMLLHNPVETPKIAEFAFTVTPGEETRVIIAPRILSASKSIISVPLKKRKCFFTSERKLRYYRTYTQKNCILECEANFTQKICHCVQYYMPKSSNTLICEKKDDTCAMKARRAMEVKLYDDDIGIALNVSETPSCNCYPGCFEIGYNVEISQSKLVSSFIVPDSYVKKSKEYFSTNMAVVHLFFVDSQFTKYMKNELFGFTEFLSNTGGLLGLFMGFSFLSLVEIMYFATLRFWCRIYKKRHVSRDNTLHVQPFDSNTNLVYPFVQ comes from the exons ATGGATAGCAATCGGGCAATTCAAGATATCAATGCAATGCCGGTAAAGCTGTACTATCGGAATTATTCGAAACCAGAGGACGAGAATAAGGCAGAACCGATCGAAACCGTTTACAGGACCACTGACAGGGCCACGctgaaatatttgaagaatcACGATCCTAATATACCTTATTCCATCAACACTGTACATCTACAGGACCCGTACAAACATCCTCTTAGATTAGAAGGATACGCCACTGCAGACATTTTCAAAGTTCGACCAGCCTCGTTCAAG ATTATGTATCGATCGAAGGATACGACGTTAAGGTCTAGGCACAGCAAGAACGCGCACGCCAAGAGAGAAAGTCCTCTGATGCATTATGACAATGACGACGACAAGAGTATAAG TAAAAGTGAAAATCAACGATGCATAAGGATTACGAACATTATGAAGCAATATTGTACAAATAGTACTCTTCATGGCTTACGTTATATCGGAGATTCGAATTTGTCAATTGTCGAGAG AATCTTCTGGGTAATTTCCTTTACACTAGCGGTTCTAACAGCCGCTTATTATATTTGGTTCCTATATCGAAAGTGGGTTTCGACACCCATTATCATTGCTCTCAGTCCAGAATCGGTGTCCCTGGACCAGTTTCCGTTCCCCTCAGTTACCATTTGTAACATGAACAACGTAAAAAAAAGCGAGGCAGTTCGTATAAACGCTGG GAACGATATACGAAAGAAGCTGTTATTGGAGGATATGTGTCGTCTTGAAAGTATGTCGCCTCGCAGTTTCAACGAGAGCACGATAACTTGGGATAACGTCCTGCGTTTTATGATCAAC GTGTCGCAATCTTGCACAGACATGCTGCATTTGTGCAAATGGCACGGGAATGTTACTGATTGCGAGAAGATATTTAATCCCACCATGACAGATGAAGGGATGTGTTGCAATTTCAATTCTGTCGACAGAAAGTACCTGTTTTATAATCC ACGAGATTGGTCCGACATCAACATGACGTTCCCATTTAACAACATCGATTGGAATCCTGAAACCGGATACGATGAAAACGTACCTCCAGATTCCATTCCATGGAGACCATACGGTGCTGGACAATACTATGGTCTGACTCTGGTTCTTGATGTAGACGTCGATGAATATTACTGTTCGTCCACTGCCAGTGTTGGTTTCAAG ATGCTGCTGCATAACCCGGTGGAGACACCAAAGATCGCCGAATTTGCGTTCACCGTGACTCCGGGCGAGGAGACTAGAGTGATCATAGCGCCCCGGATATTGTCCGCCAGCAAGTCGATAATCTCTGTTCCCCTAAAGAAGAGGAAGTGCTTCTTCACCTCGGAGAGAAAGCTACGTTACTACAGAACCTATACGCAGAAGAACTGCATCCTCGAATGCGAGGCGAATTTCACGCAGAAAATCTGTCATTGCGTCCAGTATTACATGCCCA AATCCTCTAACACGTTAATCTGTGAGAAGAAAGACGATACATGTGCGATGAAAGCTCGCAGAGCAATGGAAGTTAAACTTTACGACGATGACATTGGGATAGCCTTAAACGTCTCTGAAAC GCCCAGTTGCAACTGCTACCCCGGATGCTTCGAGATCGGTTACAACGTGGAAATCTCACAGAGCAAACTGGTGTCCTCTTTCATTGTTCCTGACAGTTACGTGAAGAAAAGCAAAGAATACTTCTC TACCAACATGGCGGTGGTCCACCTGTTCTTCGTCGATTCCCAATTCACTAAGTATATGAAGAACGAGTTGTTTGGTTTCACAGAATTTCTAT CTAATACTGGTGGCTTGTTGGGTCTCTTCATGGGCTTTAGTTTCCTCTCTTTGGTGGAAATTATGTACTTCGCGACATTGCGGTTCTGGTGCCGCATATACAAAAAGAGGCATGTTTCTCGCGATAATACTCTTCACGTGCAACCATTCGACTCTAATACTAACCTCGTTTATCCCTTTGTACAATGA